One part of the Kineosporia corallincola genome encodes these proteins:
- the kduI gene encoding 5-dehydro-4-deoxy-D-glucuronate isomerase: MEQRFATSPEHVPGMSTTEMRDRYLVPGLFVDDDVRALYTHHDRVVVAGVKPVTGPVTLPTFPEIVSQYFFEHREAGIVNVGGPGTITVDGATYDAEHGACLYVGRGAVDVAFESADEAGPARFYLFSAPAHTSHPTTFVAPGEGTVRELGDPEQSNRRTLNQYIHEKGVRSCQVVMGVTTLHTGSMWNTMPAHTHARRTEVYLYFGLPADARVVHLLGEPTETRHLVVGNEEAVIAPSWSVHSGVGTASYSFVWAMAGENQAFDDMDGFAIADMR; this comes from the coding sequence ATGGAACAGCGCTTCGCCACCAGTCCCGAGCACGTCCCGGGCATGAGCACCACCGAGATGCGTGACCGCTACCTGGTGCCCGGCTTGTTCGTGGACGACGACGTCAGGGCCCTGTACACGCATCACGACCGGGTCGTGGTGGCCGGCGTGAAGCCGGTGACCGGGCCGGTCACGCTCCCGACGTTCCCCGAGATCGTCAGCCAGTACTTCTTCGAGCACCGCGAAGCCGGGATCGTCAACGTCGGCGGGCCCGGGACGATCACCGTGGACGGCGCCACCTACGACGCCGAGCACGGCGCGTGTCTGTATGTCGGGCGCGGTGCCGTCGACGTGGCGTTCGAGTCCGCCGACGAGGCCGGCCCGGCTCGGTTCTACCTGTTCTCGGCCCCGGCGCACACCAGCCACCCGACGACGTTCGTCGCGCCGGGCGAGGGGACCGTCCGCGAACTCGGCGATCCCGAGCAGTCGAACCGGCGCACTCTCAACCAGTACATCCACGAGAAGGGAGTGCGGAGCTGCCAGGTGGTCATGGGCGTCACCACCCTGCACACCGGGAGCATGTGGAACACGATGCCGGCGCACACCCACGCCCGGCGGACCGAGGTGTACCTCTACTTCGGCCTGCCGGCTGACGCCCGGGTGGTGCATCTGCTCGGCGAACCCACCGAGACCCGGCACCTCGTGGTCGGTAACGAGGAGGCGGTGATCGCGCCGAGCTGGTCCGTGCACTCCGGTGTGGGCACCGCCAGCTATAGCTTCGTCTGGGCGATGGCAGGAGAGAATCAGGCGTTCGACGACATGGATGGTTTCGCCATCGCAGACATGCGCTGA
- a CDS encoding IclR family transcriptional regulator, with protein sequence MAREIAQLTQAEPLTGGANASEKTLLVLEAAMSRGRFSEVVEATGLAKATTHRILATLIERRFVTVAADGSYLPGPKILSLAGQALQRIDISAIAQPFVDALVDRVHCTVHVGVANGDEIVYLIRADSDKPYRMPSRVGLAIPMHTSGIGKVVLSGYTDHELERFVARAGLPARTPNTITTLDGLRTETARIHRLGYALDREENVPGVTCVAAPILDATRRIKYGLSISTLTLEHTPEQVEAMAPLAIETAADISAALGYTP encoded by the coding sequence ATGGCCCGAGAGATTGCCCAGCTGACCCAGGCCGAACCGCTGACCGGCGGTGCGAACGCGAGCGAGAAGACCCTGCTCGTGCTGGAGGCAGCCATGAGCCGGGGGCGGTTCTCGGAGGTCGTCGAGGCGACGGGCCTGGCCAAGGCCACGACCCACCGGATCCTGGCCACGCTCATCGAGCGACGGTTCGTCACGGTCGCCGCGGACGGGAGCTACCTGCCCGGGCCGAAGATCCTCTCGCTGGCCGGGCAGGCCCTGCAACGGATCGACATCTCCGCGATCGCGCAGCCTTTCGTGGACGCGCTGGTCGACCGGGTGCACTGCACGGTCCACGTCGGCGTGGCGAACGGTGACGAGATCGTCTACCTGATCCGCGCGGACTCCGACAAGCCGTACCGGATGCCGTCGCGGGTCGGGCTGGCGATCCCGATGCACACCTCTGGCATCGGCAAAGTGGTGCTCAGCGGGTACACCGATCACGAACTGGAGCGGTTCGTGGCCCGGGCGGGGCTGCCCGCCCGGACCCCGAACACGATCACCACCCTGGACGGGCTACGCACCGAGACGGCCCGGATCCACCGCCTCGGTTACGCCCTCGACCGGGAGGAGAACGTGCCTGGCGTCACCTGCGTCGCGGCGCCCATCCTCGACGCCACCCGCCGGATCAAGTACGGCCTGAGCATCTCGACGCTGACCCTGGAACACACCCCGGAGCAGGTCGAGGCCATGGCCCCGCTGGCCATCGAGACCGCCGCCGACATCTCGGCCGCCCTCGGGTACACCCCCTGA